The following are encoded together in the Cicer arietinum cultivar CDC Frontier isolate Library 1 chromosome 2, Cicar.CDCFrontier_v2.0, whole genome shotgun sequence genome:
- the LOC101491500 gene encoding isopentenyl phosphate kinase translates to MAQNQNQNQTQTQTIFTQPIRCIVKLGGAAITCKNELEKINEEILHKVSEQLRQAMIASSEKPPGMDWSKRPGDSGICCNPDEFRDDSVVECSRFIVVHGAGSFGHFQASKSGVHKGQLNKPLVKGGFVATRISVTTLNLEIVRALAREGIPSIGMSPFSCGWITSERHISSADLSSVARAIDSGFTPVLHGDAVLDDIQECTILSGDVIISHLAAYSKPKYVVFLTDVYGVYDRPPTEPDAILLKEIAVAEDGSWSVIKPKLQNSIELTVAAHDTTGGMKTKISEAAMIAKLGIDVYIVKAATSHSLKALNGDLRSSIPDDWLGTVVRSSR, encoded by the exons ATGGCGcagaatcagaatcagaatcaaACACAAACGCAAACTATCTTCACTCAACCTATCCGCTGTATTGTAAAACTCG GAGGTGCTGCAATTACTTGCAAAAATGAGTTAGAGAAGATAAATGAGGAGATTCTTCACAAGGTTTCAGAACAGCTTAGGCAAGCAATGATTGCATCTTCTGAGAAGCCTCCTGGGATGGATTGGAGCAAGAGACCTGGCGATTCAGGAATCTGTTGTAATCCGGACGAATTCAGAGATGATTCTGTCGTGGAATGTAGCCGTTTCATTGTTGTTCACGGAGCAG GTTCTTTTGGTCATTTCCAAGCTAGCAAATCTGGTGTTCACAAGGGACAGCTGAATAAACCTCTTGTCAAGGGAGGCTTTGTTGCTACGCGAATATCA GTAACCACTCTAAATCTTGAAATCGTTAGAGCACTAGCCAGAG AGGGTATTCCTTCAATTGGAATGTCACCTTTCTCATGTGGATGGATCACCAGTGAAAGACAT ATATCTTCAGCCGATTTGTCTTCCGTGGCTAGGGCTATCGATTCTGGTTTTACACCT GTTCTGCATGGAGATGCAGTGCTTGATGATATTCAG gAATGCACTATTTTGAGTGGAGATGTCATTATAAGTCATCTTGCAGCATACTCAAAGCctaaatatgttgttttcttg ACAGATGTATATGGAGTATATGATCGACCGCCAACAGAACCTGATGCAATACTCTTAAAGGAGATTG CTGTTGCTGAAGATGGAAGCTGGTCAGTCATAAAACCAAAGTTGCAAAACTCAA TTGAGCTAACTGTTGCTGCTCATGATACAACTGGTGGGATGAAAACAAAGATCTCAGAAGCTGCAATGATAGCAAAACTTGGAATTGATGTCTACATTGTGAAA GCAGCAACAAGCCATTCATTAAAGGCCTTAAACGGGGATCTGAGAAGCAGCATTCCTGATGACTGGCTCGGGACAGTTGTTCGATCATCGAGATAA
- the LOC113785413 gene encoding eukaryotic translation initiation factor 5A-1-like isoform X2, with translation MSDEEHHFESKADAGASKTYPQQAGTIRKNGHIVIKNRPCKVVEVSTSKTGKHGHAKCHFVGIDIFTGKKLEDIVPSSHNCDVPHVNRTDYQLIDISEDGFIKDGFGEGKDLIVSVMSAMGEEQICGLKDIGPK, from the exons ATGTCGGACGAGGAACACCATTTCGAGTCCAAGGCTGATGCTGGAGCATCAAAGACATATCCACAACAAGCTGGCACCATTCGCAAAAATGGTCACATTGTTATCAAAAACAGACCCTGCAAG GTAGTGGAAGTTTCAACTTCAAAAACTGGGAAGCATGGTCATGCAAAGTGTCACTTTGTTGGTATTGACATCTTCACTGGCAAAAAACTTGAAGATATTGTTCCTTCTTCTCATAACTGTGAT GTTCCTCATGTCAATCGCACTGACTACCAGCTTATTGATATCTCAGAGGATGGATTT ATCAAGGATGGATTTGGTGAGGGTAAAGATCTGATTGTGAGTGTTATGTCTGCCATGGGTGAGGAGCAGATTTGTGGCCTTAAGGACATTGGTCCCAAGTAA
- the LOC113785413 gene encoding eukaryotic translation initiation factor 5A-5-like isoform X1, with protein MSDEEHHFESKADAGASKTYPQQAGTIRKNGHIVIKNRPCKVVEVSTSKTGKHGHAKCHFVGIDIFTGKKLEDIVPSSHNCDVPHVNRTDYQLIDISEDGFVSLLTESGGTKDDLKLPSDESLLSQIKDGFGEGKDLIVSVMSAMGEEQICGLKDIGPK; from the exons ATGTCGGACGAGGAACACCATTTCGAGTCCAAGGCTGATGCTGGAGCATCAAAGACATATCCACAACAAGCTGGCACCATTCGCAAAAATGGTCACATTGTTATCAAAAACAGACCCTGCAAG GTAGTGGAAGTTTCAACTTCAAAAACTGGGAAGCATGGTCATGCAAAGTGTCACTTTGTTGGTATTGACATCTTCACTGGCAAAAAACTTGAAGATATTGTTCCTTCTTCTCATAACTGTGAT GTTCCTCATGTCAATCGCACTGACTACCAGCTTATTGATATCTCAGAGGATGGATTT GTGAGTCTGCTGACTGAGAGTGGTGGTACTAAGGATGACCTCAAGCTTCCATCTGATGAAAGTCTGCTTTCACAG ATCAAGGATGGATTTGGTGAGGGTAAAGATCTGATTGTGAGTGTTATGTCTGCCATGGGTGAGGAGCAGATTTGTGGCCTTAAGGACATTGGTCCCAAGTAA